One region of Candidatus Methylomirabilota bacterium genomic DNA includes:
- a CDS encoding TatD family hydrolase → MLIDSHCHLHDPAFEDLRGALSRASEHGVWGAVAVGCDHETNVRTLKAATGSGKAVWPAMGFHPEWHHLTDEDLSRVESQLMANHAWLVALGEVGLPWYSLDGAADAAERMTRSRRHLGRLLDLARRYDLAVILHAPHGAAVGALDALKAHGIDRAVFHWHKAPAEVTRAIVESGFMVSVTPEVIYRDRDREMVEAVPLSSLLVESDGPWPYKGEFEGMPSGPWLVTRVAEEIAKIKRMPVDEVITEIGANTCALFDLPWS, encoded by the coding sequence ATGCTCATCGACAGCCACTGCCACCTTCACGATCCCGCGTTCGAGGACCTGCGCGGCGCCCTCTCGCGGGCCAGCGAACACGGCGTCTGGGGCGCCGTGGCCGTGGGGTGCGACCACGAGACCAACGTGCGCACCCTCAAGGCGGCCACGGGCTCCGGCAAGGCCGTGTGGCCGGCCATGGGCTTTCACCCCGAATGGCATCACCTCACGGATGAGGACCTGTCACGGGTGGAGTCGCAGCTCATGGCCAATCACGCCTGGCTCGTGGCGCTGGGCGAGGTCGGACTACCCTGGTACAGCCTCGACGGTGCGGCCGACGCGGCCGAGCGCATGACGCGGTCGAGACGGCATCTCGGGCGCCTCCTGGATCTGGCGCGGCGCTATGACCTGGCCGTCATCCTCCACGCGCCCCACGGCGCGGCCGTCGGCGCGCTGGACGCGCTCAAGGCCCACGGCATCGATCGCGCGGTCTTCCACTGGCACAAGGCGCCCGCCGAGGTGACCCGCGCCATCGTCGAGTCGGGCTTCATGGTGTCGGTCACCCCCGAGGTGATCTACCGCGATCGGGATCGCGAGATGGTCGAGGCGGTGCCCCTCTCCTCGCTCCTCGTCGAGAGCGACGGGCCGTGGCCCTACAAGGGCGAGTTCGAGGGCATGCCCTCCGGCCCGTGGCTCGTCACCCGCGTGGCCGAGGAGATCGCCAAGATCAAGCGGATGCCCGTGGACGAGGTGATCACCGAGATCGGCGCCAATACCTGCGCCCTCTTCGATCTTCCCTGGTCGTGA